GCACCAGGTGCCGCCGCATGAAACGCATCGACATCGGCCGTCGCCTTTGCCCGAAGACAGATGTGGACGCCGCTTTCCGGCGTTACCTCCGCCATGCCGGCGCGCAGGTTGATCCAGAATTCGGGATAGGCTTTGCCGAAACCGACCGTCCTCGGCCGCGTCACCAGCCGCGACAAGCCAAGCGGCGCCAGCGCCGCCTCATAGAAGCGCGCGGCGCGGTCGAGATCGCGGACGCCGACGGAGACGTGGTCGATCATTGGAAGGCATCCTCGAATATCGACACGTCATTCCGGGATGGTCCGCAGGACCAGACCCGGAATCTCGAGATTCCGGGTCCGATGCTTCGCATCGCCCCGGAATGACGGTGAGTATCCTCACGCCGGTGCGCCCGACTTCACCAGCTTGTAAATGACCGAATCCATCAGCGCCTGAAACGACGCATCGATGATATTGG
The genomic region above belongs to Bradyrhizobium sediminis and contains:
- a CDS encoding VOC family protein translates to MIDHVSVGVRDLDRAARFYEAALAPLGLSRLVTRPRTVGFGKAYPEFWINLRAGMAEVTPESGVHICLRAKATADVDAFHAAAPGAGGRSDGAPGLRPHDRVKYYAAFVIDRDGNRIEAVTFPRDEAG